From the Rhodanobacter soli genome, one window contains:
- a CDS encoding YicC/YloC family endoribonuclease, with protein sequence MIRSMTAYASAEATGPAGTLSCELRTVNHRYLELSPRLPDELRGFESQLRERVAAKLSRGKLDLTVRLRGGEARGDSLHVDTALLSRLSELNLDMAALFPGLQVQFTELLRFPGVMQQAEVDPEAQQAALFEVLDRALDALTATREREGEKLGEILRDKLDAIERVVAAVRGWMPEIRAALRARLETRLADLKQPVEPGRLEQELVLQITRTDVDEELDRLSTHIGETRRVLGLAEPVGRRLDFLMQEFNREANTLGSKSVDARSTNAAVELKVLIEQMREQVQNIE encoded by the coding sequence ATGATCCGCAGCATGACGGCTTACGCCAGTGCCGAAGCTACCGGCCCCGCCGGCACGCTCAGTTGCGAGCTGCGCACGGTCAACCACCGCTACCTGGAACTGAGCCCGCGGCTGCCGGACGAGTTGCGCGGTTTCGAATCGCAGTTGCGCGAACGCGTCGCGGCGAAGCTGTCGCGCGGAAAACTCGACCTGACCGTGCGATTGCGCGGCGGCGAGGCGCGTGGCGATTCGCTGCACGTCGACACCGCGCTGCTGTCGCGCCTGTCGGAACTGAACCTGGACATGGCCGCGCTGTTTCCCGGGCTGCAGGTGCAGTTCACCGAACTGTTGCGCTTCCCCGGCGTGATGCAGCAGGCCGAGGTCGATCCGGAAGCGCAGCAGGCCGCGCTGTTCGAGGTGCTCGATCGCGCGCTGGATGCGCTCACCGCCACCCGCGAGCGTGAAGGCGAAAAGCTGGGCGAGATCCTGCGCGACAAGCTGGACGCGATCGAACGCGTGGTCGCCGCCGTGCGCGGCTGGATGCCGGAGATCCGCGCCGCGCTGCGCGCCCGGCTGGAAACGCGTCTGGCCGATTTGAAGCAGCCGGTCGAGCCGGGCCGGCTGGAACAGGAACTGGTGCTGCAGATCACCCGCACCGACGTCGATGAGGAGCTCGACCGGCTCAGCACGCACATCGGCGAGACGCGCCGCGTGCTGGGCCTGGCCGAGCCGGTCGGGCGCCGGCTGGATTTCCTGATGCAGGAGTTCAACCGCGAGGCGAACACGCTGGGCTCCAAGTCCGTCGACGCGCGCAGCACCAATGCCGCGGTCGAGCTGAAGGTGCTGATCGAGCAGATGCGCGAGCAGGTGCAGAACATCGAGTGA
- a CDS encoding DUF1656 domain-containing protein, producing MIGEINIAGIFISPLLLCLLIGFVARLLLSKLLQAVGFYRFVWQRPLFDTSLLFLLVGTAFLVLRIATTP from the coding sequence ATGATCGGCGAAATCAATATCGCGGGCATCTTCATCTCGCCGCTGCTGCTATGCCTGCTGATCGGTTTCGTGGCGCGGCTGTTGCTCTCGAAGCTGCTGCAGGCGGTGGGTTTCTACCGCTTCGTGTGGCAGCGACCGCTATTCGATACCTCGTTGCTTTTTCTTCTTGTCGGCACGGCCTTCCTCGTGCTGCGCATCGCCACAACCCCTTGA
- a CDS encoding efflux transporter outer membrane subunit codes for MNRHLRPLAAALLGLLAGCASVGPNYAPPPLPGSLAAHPPGAFAENRPAALSTAPLPARWWQLYNDPRLDALIGEALIANTDVRVAVANLERAEAVVQGTRASAGVQTSLGGGVSFGQTSTGGVGPSGGTHPAIDAGLGVSYAVDVVGRIRREIEAASADAQTQAAAADLARITVVANVVGAYTDACASGARLQVAQHSAALQRQSLGLSEHGAAAGLYSPLDLSRSRALLAQLNAALPPLDGARQTALYRLAVLMGRAPTAFPAELANCTTIPTLDQPIPVGDGSALIRRRPDIRQSDRQLAAATADIGVVTADLYPSVSLGASLGTTSRKVGTLLDRSALRFNVGPLISWSFPNTRVAHARIEEAGAAQRAALANFDGVVLSSLREAETALTLYARHLDENTQLRVARDESLTAAGLQQQLLRGGTVSSLETLDVERSLANAEAALAASDATLATDRVRIFLALGGGWENEAATP; via the coding sequence ATGAACCGGCACCTGCGTCCGCTGGCAGCGGCGCTGCTCGGCCTGCTCGCCGGCTGCGCCAGTGTCGGCCCCAATTACGCGCCGCCCCCCTTGCCCGGCAGCCTCGCCGCGCATCCCCCGGGGGCGTTCGCTGAAAACCGCCCCGCGGCGTTATCGACCGCGCCGCTGCCAGCGCGCTGGTGGCAGCTGTACAACGACCCCCGGCTCGACGCGCTGATCGGCGAGGCGCTGATCGCCAATACCGATGTGCGCGTGGCGGTGGCCAATCTCGAACGGGCCGAGGCCGTGGTGCAGGGCACGCGCGCCAGTGCCGGCGTGCAGACCTCGCTCGGCGGCGGCGTCTCGTTCGGCCAGACGTCCACCGGCGGCGTCGGCCCTTCCGGCGGCACACATCCTGCGATCGACGCCGGCCTCGGCGTGTCCTATGCGGTCGACGTGGTCGGCCGCATACGCCGCGAGATCGAAGCCGCCAGCGCGGATGCGCAAACGCAGGCGGCCGCCGCCGATCTGGCGCGCATCACCGTGGTCGCCAACGTGGTCGGTGCGTACACCGACGCCTGCGCCTCTGGCGCCCGCCTGCAGGTGGCGCAGCATTCGGCCGCACTGCAGCGGCAAAGCCTCGGCCTGAGCGAACACGGCGCCGCGGCCGGCCTGTATTCGCCGCTCGACCTCAGTCGCTCGCGTGCGCTGCTGGCGCAGTTGAACGCGGCGCTACCGCCGCTCGACGGCGCGCGGCAGACCGCGCTATACCGGCTCGCCGTCTTGATGGGCCGCGCACCGACCGCGTTTCCCGCCGAGCTGGCCAATTGCACGACGATTCCCACACTCGATCAGCCGATCCCGGTCGGCGATGGCAGCGCGCTGATCCGCCGTCGCCCGGATATCCGCCAGTCCGACCGCCAGCTTGCCGCCGCCACCGCCGATATCGGCGTGGTCACCGCCGACCTGTATCCCAGCGTGAGCCTGGGTGCGTCGCTCGGTACCACCTCGCGCAAGGTCGGCACCTTGCTCGACCGCTCTGCCCTGCGCTTCAACGTCGGCCCGCTGATTTCGTGGAGCTTCCCCAATACCCGCGTCGCCCACGCCCGCATCGAAGAGGCCGGCGCCGCCCAGCGCGCCGCCCTGGCGAACTTCGACGGCGTGGTGCTGAGCTCGTTGCGCGAAGCCGAAACTGCGCTGACGCTATACGCGCGTCACCTCGACGAAAACACGCAGTTGCGTGTGGCCCGCGATGAGAGCCTCACGGCGGCCGGGCTACAGCAGCAGCTGTTGCGCGGCGGCACCGTGTCCAGCCTCGAAACGCTCGATGTAGAGCGCAGCCTCGCCAATGCCGAAGCCGCACTCGCCGCCTCCGATGCCACCCTCGCGACCGATCGCGTGCGCATCTTCCTCGCGCTCGGTGGTGGCTGGGAGAACGAGGCGGCGACGCCGTAG
- the rdgB gene encoding RdgB/HAM1 family non-canonical purine NTP pyrophosphatase, whose protein sequence is MSRIVLASSNPGKLKEFGAMLAGSGLEVVPQASLGIADAEETGLTFVENALLKARHAAQASGLPALADDSGLCVDHLDGAPGLYSARYSGGHGDAAANNAKLLRALDGVPTEQRGAFFICVLVLLQHADDPAPLIAEARWHGRILTEGRGSGGFGYNPVFLPEGYEQSVAEMDDALKNRLSHRGQALALLHERLRELRHA, encoded by the coding sequence ATGTCGCGCATCGTGCTGGCCAGCAGCAATCCGGGCAAGCTGAAGGAATTCGGCGCCATGCTCGCCGGCAGTGGTCTCGAAGTCGTGCCCCAGGCCAGCCTGGGCATCGCCGACGCCGAGGAAACCGGGCTGACCTTCGTCGAGAACGCCCTGCTCAAGGCGCGTCACGCCGCGCAAGCCAGCGGCCTGCCCGCGCTGGCGGACGACTCGGGCCTGTGCGTGGATCACCTCGACGGTGCACCGGGACTGTATTCGGCGCGCTACAGCGGCGGCCACGGCGACGCCGCGGCGAACAACGCCAAGCTGCTGCGCGCGCTCGACGGCGTGCCGACGGAGCAGCGCGGAGCGTTCTTCATCTGCGTGCTGGTATTGCTGCAGCATGCCGACGACCCGGCCCCGCTGATCGCCGAGGCACGCTGGCACGGTCGCATCCTCACCGAAGGCCGCGGCAGCGGCGGCTTCGGCTACAACCCTGTATTCCTGCCCGAGGGCTACGAACAGAGCGTGGCGGAGATGGACGATGCGCTGAAGAACCGACTCAGCCACCGCGGCCAGGCGCTGGCCCTGCTGCACGAGCGGTTGCGCGAACTGCGCCACGCATGA
- a CDS encoding MarR family winged helix-turn-helix transcriptional regulator: MYALTNALQPVRRTWQQAASTVLIEPGVSQPLARLVLHVARLGDGAQQSVLADEMGVHPATLVRLLDQAEQLQLLERRNAPANRRIKTIHLQADGRRLAAQMERAVGVLRETLLADIPLDDLETATCVLRTLGDRARDHAGESAADTE, encoded by the coding sequence TTGTACGCCCTCACCAATGCGCTGCAACCGGTGCGCCGCACCTGGCAGCAGGCGGCTAGCACGGTGTTGATCGAACCGGGCGTGTCACAGCCGCTGGCGCGCTTGGTGCTGCATGTCGCGCGACTGGGTGACGGGGCGCAGCAAAGCGTGCTCGCCGACGAGATGGGCGTGCATCCGGCGACCCTGGTACGCCTGCTCGATCAGGCGGAGCAGTTGCAGTTGCTTGAGCGACGCAACGCGCCGGCCAACCGACGGATCAAGACGATCCATCTGCAAGCAGACGGGCGCCGGCTCGCCGCGCAGATGGAGCGCGCCGTGGGGGTGTTACGCGAAACGCTGCTGGCCGATATTCCCCTCGACGACCTCGAGACGGCCACCTGCGTCCTGCGCACCCTGGGCGATCGCGCGCGCGACCATGCCGGGGAATCCGCGGCCGACACCGAGTGA
- a CDS encoding HlyD family secretion protein produces MTSIRKALPRIAKVTLTTTLAVLGAMVLWHLYSYYTYAPQTRDGKIRADVVPLAADVSGRVEAVYVHDDQHVQRGELLFRIDRARLANALEQGEAAVAIAQATLNAAEREDRRYRALAGVVPQQQQDDRRSAAEQARAKFNQASADRDLAHINLDRADVRAPVNGVVTNFSLRPGAYASAGQPVMTLIDRDSFYVAGYFEETKLARIHAGAKVTIHVMGEARPLTGHVVGMSAGIDDRERSTASGTLLANVNPTFNWVRLAQRVPVRIAIDHVPDGFDLIAGRTVTVTLEGADDVLGVGREL; encoded by the coding sequence ATGACCTCGATCCGGAAAGCGCTGCCACGCATCGCGAAAGTTACCCTCACCACCACCCTTGCCGTACTGGGGGCGATGGTGCTGTGGCACCTCTACAGCTATTACACCTACGCGCCGCAGACGCGCGACGGCAAGATCCGCGCCGACGTGGTGCCGCTGGCCGCCGATGTCTCTGGCCGCGTCGAGGCGGTTTACGTGCATGACGACCAGCACGTGCAGCGCGGGGAACTGCTGTTCCGCATCGACCGCGCGCGGCTGGCGAACGCGCTGGAGCAGGGCGAGGCCGCAGTCGCCATCGCGCAGGCGACGTTGAACGCCGCCGAGCGCGAGGACCGCCGCTATCGCGCATTGGCCGGCGTGGTCCCCCAACAGCAGCAGGACGACCGCCGCTCGGCCGCGGAGCAGGCGCGGGCGAAGTTCAATCAGGCCAGCGCCGATCGCGATCTCGCCCACATCAATCTCGACCGCGCCGACGTGCGTGCGCCGGTCAATGGCGTGGTCACCAACTTTTCGCTGCGCCCGGGTGCGTATGCCAGCGCCGGCCAACCGGTAATGACGCTGATCGACCGCGACAGTTTCTACGTCGCCGGCTATTTCGAGGAAACCAAGCTCGCGCGCATCCATGCCGGGGCGAAGGTGACGATCCACGTAATGGGTGAAGCCCGGCCGCTCACCGGCCATGTCGTCGGCATGTCCGCCGGCATCGACGACCGCGAGCGCAGCACCGCGTCTGGCACGCTGTTGGCCAACGTCAACCCGACCTTCAACTGGGTCAGGCTGGCCCAGCGCGTGCCGGTGCGGATCGCGATCGACCATGTTCCGGACGGCTTCGACCTGATCGCTGGCCGCACGGTCACGGTAACGCTTGAAGGCGCCGACGACGTGCTCGGCGTAGGCCGCGAACTATGA
- the rph gene encoding ribonuclease PH — MKPVTRPSGRASDQLRAVSIERHYTRHAEGSVLVSFGDTRVLCTASIEDRAPAWLRGKGEGWITAEYGMLPRATNTRMQREAARGGQGGRTMEIQRLIGRSLRACVNRQALGERVITLDCDVLQADGGTRTAAITGAYVALVDAVNLLMKRENLKRNPIVGAVAAVSVGIYQGVPVLDLDYIEDSGCDTDMNVVMNDGGGFIEVQGTAEGHAFRRDEMDALLALAEKGIGELVAAQRAALAQG, encoded by the coding sequence ATGAAACCCGTCACCCGCCCCAGCGGCCGCGCCAGCGACCAGCTGCGTGCCGTCAGCATCGAACGCCACTACACCCGCCACGCCGAGGGTTCGGTGCTGGTGAGCTTCGGCGATACCCGCGTGCTGTGCACCGCCAGCATCGAGGATCGCGCGCCGGCCTGGCTGCGCGGCAAGGGCGAGGGCTGGATCACCGCCGAATACGGCATGCTGCCGCGCGCCACCAACACCCGCATGCAGCGCGAAGCCGCGCGTGGCGGCCAGGGTGGCCGCACCATGGAAATCCAGCGCCTGATCGGCCGCAGCCTGCGCGCCTGCGTCAACCGCCAGGCCTTGGGCGAACGCGTGATCACGCTGGACTGCGACGTGCTGCAGGCCGACGGCGGCACCCGCACCGCGGCGATCACCGGCGCCTACGTGGCCCTGGTCGACGCGGTGAACCTGCTGATGAAGCGCGAGAACCTCAAGCGCAACCCGATCGTCGGCGCGGTCGCCGCGGTGTCGGTGGGCATCTACCAGGGCGTGCCGGTGCTCGATCTCGATTACATCGAGGACTCCGGCTGCGATACCGACATGAACGTGGTAATGAACGACGGCGGCGGCTTCATCGAGGTGCAGGGCACCGCCGAAGGCCATGCGTTCCGCCGCGATGAAATGGATGCGCTGCTGGCGCTGGCCGAGAAAGGCATCGGCGAACTGGTGGCGGCGCAGCGCGCGGCGCTGGCGCAGGGCTGA
- a CDS encoding GMC family oxidoreductase, whose product MEYDYIIIGAGAAGCVLANRLSENPANQVLLLEWGGQDRHPMIPIPKGFFFTMQDKRVATHYATQPVGPTHVVEQWARGRVIGGSTAINGLVWNRGWAQDYDAIEAAGNPGWGWKDFLPVFKRMEDHQLGASDVRGVGGPIKVEVATKREPTCETMISAGEKLGWKRVADPNGSDDERIGYVASNVKHGTRDAAARGFLHPAEHRPNLKIVIKTKADRLLFEGNRVVGVLALSDGKPVEFRARKEVIVSCGTLESPLLLERSGIGHGPVLAKAGVPLRIESPNVGERLREHRGVNLQAVLKDGLGYNHLLNTTFRQAITGAKFLLQRNGPLAVGGYDVIAYFKSTPELERPDVMVLMAPQSTAAAGLTEGKVALAKEAGMMAVGYQLRPTSEGSIHISSADPDAAPVLDPNYLSSTIDREVTVSIIPKIREWMARSPLAEQIVKERVPGKGVQTPAQLLDTAFSQGSPAYHAVGTCAMGPNADDVVDPRLRVRGVQRLRVVDLSVFPTITAGNTTAPTMALAWLAADRILEDNPA is encoded by the coding sequence ATGGAATACGACTACATCATCATTGGCGCCGGCGCGGCCGGCTGTGTACTGGCGAATCGTCTTTCGGAGAACCCCGCCAACCAGGTCCTGTTGCTTGAGTGGGGTGGCCAGGACCGCCACCCGATGATCCCGATCCCCAAGGGATTTTTCTTCACGATGCAGGACAAGCGCGTCGCCACGCATTACGCGACCCAGCCGGTCGGCCCGACCCACGTGGTCGAACAGTGGGCGCGCGGCAGGGTCATCGGCGGCTCCACCGCGATCAACGGTCTGGTCTGGAACCGTGGTTGGGCGCAGGACTATGACGCGATCGAGGCTGCCGGCAATCCGGGCTGGGGCTGGAAGGATTTCCTGCCGGTGTTCAAGCGCATGGAAGATCACCAGTTGGGTGCCTCGGACGTGCGTGGCGTCGGCGGCCCGATCAAGGTCGAGGTAGCGACCAAACGCGAGCCCACCTGCGAGACGATGATCAGCGCCGGCGAGAAGCTGGGCTGGAAGCGCGTCGCCGATCCCAACGGTAGCGACGACGAGCGCATCGGCTACGTGGCCTCCAACGTCAAGCACGGCACCCGCGACGCGGCGGCGCGCGGTTTTCTGCACCCGGCCGAGCATCGTCCGAACCTGAAAATCGTGATCAAGACCAAGGCCGACCGCCTGCTGTTCGAGGGCAATCGTGTCGTCGGTGTACTCGCCCTCAGCGACGGCAAGCCGGTCGAGTTCCGTGCGCGCAAGGAAGTGATCGTGTCCTGCGGCACGCTGGAAAGCCCGCTGCTGCTGGAGCGCTCGGGGATCGGCCATGGGCCGGTGCTGGCCAAGGCCGGCGTGCCGCTGCGGATCGAGAGCCCGAACGTCGGCGAGCGCCTGCGCGAACACCGCGGCGTCAACTTGCAAGCCGTGCTCAAGGACGGGTTGGGCTACAACCACCTGCTCAATACGACGTTCCGGCAAGCGATCACCGGCGCGAAGTTCCTGCTGCAGCGTAACGGGCCGCTCGCCGTGGGCGGGTACGACGTCATCGCGTACTTCAAATCTACGCCCGAGCTCGAGCGCCCGGATGTGATGGTGCTGATGGCCCCGCAATCCACCGCGGCCGCCGGCCTCACCGAGGGAAAGGTCGCGCTCGCCAAGGAGGCGGGAATGATGGCAGTGGGCTACCAGCTGCGTCCCACCAGCGAAGGCTCGATCCATATCAGCAGCGCCGACCCCGACGCCGCGCCGGTGCTTGACCCGAACTATCTGAGCAGCACGATCGACCGGGAAGTCACCGTCAGCATCATCCCGAAGATCCGCGAATGGATGGCCCGCAGTCCGCTAGCCGAACAGATCGTGAAGGAGCGCGTGCCGGGCAAGGGCGTGCAGACGCCGGCGCAATTGCTCGACACCGCGTTCTCGCAAGGCTCGCCCGCTTATCACGCGGTCGGCACCTGCGCGATGGGACCGAACGCCGACGACGTGGTCGATCCGCGGCTGCGCGTGCGCGGCGTGCAGCGGCTGCGCGTGGTGGACCTGTCGGTATTCCCGACCATCACCGCCGGCAACACCACCGCACCGACGATGGCGCTGGCATGGCTGGCGGCGGACCGGATTCTGGAAGACAACCCGGCCTGA
- a CDS encoding FUSC family protein — MKVALPLLFSVKLFIAAMIAFVIADKIGLPNPYWCVVTCCVVMNPLTGTLRSKAVYRFVGTICGGIVALVLAAMFASIPLLLVVASGLVAAVAFACSVLDRTPRSYGYGLLGITLMLVAVPGATHAQAMFDTAVARVCEIGLGIIVTTIVDSLIVPRSLGPTLRRRLQGWLPDVEAWMNDALTGRLVDAQAEHDRLKIIADITALSVLTGQLRYDPMVSPRELQLALAIQQRLLRLIPAISAIAVRIAHTAPAERAIIDPLLEEAQARLDDAAYDPAELVARLRQLPVAEDEQAHWHRLVRDTLADLVADALRLWREVRRLDAALHDDRTLEPALEQQLQRAAAFPLVPDWSLALRLAGGILVSYVILCSLWWATGWSQGPGAVLLGTVALAFFGAGDDPRPIIAKFGSFVLVAYVAVGILCYGLLPLTHDFPTFMIAMGIFMLPLGFWAASNPMALLLLAMGLSSINLQGFYNPYDFGFYLEAMFGSLVGIYVAFFCCNLFRTLGPAHALIRLAGRERADVLRLSRQASPYARDAYIQRALDRIAAMVLRFKDGDVDQSARLLIQLRAGVNVANLRMTSATLSGDVREASEDLLNGIRRDIDANSPPRILPLIDHALSTVWRAAPHPAHHDLLRSLTGLRLALFGSAPAWQPAT, encoded by the coding sequence GTGAAAGTCGCGCTGCCGCTGCTGTTCTCCGTCAAGTTGTTTATCGCCGCGATGATTGCCTTTGTCATCGCCGACAAGATCGGCCTGCCCAACCCCTATTGGTGCGTCGTGACTTGCTGCGTGGTGATGAATCCGCTCACCGGCACGCTGCGCTCCAAGGCGGTCTACCGCTTTGTCGGCACGATCTGCGGTGGCATCGTCGCCCTGGTGCTGGCGGCGATGTTCGCAAGCATTCCGCTGCTGCTCGTCGTCGCCTCCGGCCTGGTGGCGGCGGTGGCCTTCGCCTGTTCGGTGCTCGACCGCACGCCGCGCAGCTACGGCTACGGCCTGCTCGGCATCACCTTGATGCTGGTCGCCGTGCCCGGCGCCACCCACGCCCAGGCGATGTTCGACACCGCGGTCGCCCGCGTCTGCGAAATCGGTCTGGGCATCATCGTCACCACCATCGTCGACAGCCTGATCGTGCCGCGCTCGCTCGGCCCCACCTTGCGCCGCCGGCTGCAAGGCTGGCTGCCGGATGTCGAGGCCTGGATGAACGATGCGCTGACCGGCCGGCTGGTCGATGCGCAGGCCGAACACGACCGCCTGAAGATCATTGCCGACATCACCGCGCTGTCCGTCCTGACCGGCCAGCTTCGCTACGACCCGATGGTGTCGCCGCGTGAGTTGCAGCTCGCGCTGGCAATCCAGCAGCGATTGCTGCGGCTGATTCCCGCTATCTCCGCCATCGCCGTCCGCATCGCCCATACCGCGCCCGCCGAGCGGGCAATCATCGACCCACTGCTGGAAGAGGCGCAGGCGCGCCTCGACGATGCGGCCTATGACCCGGCCGAGCTGGTCGCGCGTCTGCGCCAACTGCCGGTAGCCGAGGATGAACAGGCGCACTGGCATCGGTTGGTGCGCGACACCCTGGCCGATCTGGTCGCCGATGCGCTGCGGCTATGGCGCGAAGTGCGCCGCCTCGATGCCGCGCTGCACGACGACCGCACGCTGGAACCCGCGCTGGAGCAGCAGTTGCAGCGCGCCGCCGCGTTTCCGCTGGTGCCCGACTGGAGCCTCGCCCTGCGTCTGGCCGGCGGCATCCTGGTTTCCTACGTCATTCTTTGCAGCCTGTGGTGGGCGACCGGCTGGAGCCAAGGCCCCGGCGCCGTGCTGCTGGGCACGGTGGCGCTGGCGTTCTTCGGTGCCGGCGACGACCCGCGGCCGATCATCGCCAAGTTCGGCAGCTTCGTGCTGGTGGCGTATGTGGCGGTGGGCATCCTCTGCTACGGACTGCTGCCGCTCACCCACGACTTTCCGACGTTCATGATCGCGATGGGCATCTTCATGCTGCCGCTGGGTTTCTGGGCGGCCTCCAATCCGATGGCGCTGTTGCTGCTGGCGATGGGCTTGAGCTCGATCAACCTGCAGGGTTTCTACAACCCGTACGATTTCGGTTTCTACCTCGAAGCCATGTTCGGCTCCCTGGTCGGCATCTACGTCGCCTTCTTTTGCTGCAACCTGTTCCGCACGCTGGGCCCGGCCCATGCGCTGATCCGATTGGCCGGGCGCGAGCGGGCCGATGTGCTCCGGCTCAGCCGCCAGGCCAGCCCTTACGCCCGCGACGCGTATATCCAGCGCGCACTCGACCGCATCGCCGCGATGGTCTTGCGCTTCAAGGACGGCGACGTCGACCAGAGTGCGCGGCTGCTGATCCAACTTCGCGCCGGCGTCAATGTCGCCAACCTGCGCATGACCTCGGCGACCCTGTCTGGCGATGTGCGCGAGGCCTCCGAAGACCTGCTGAACGGCATCCGCCGCGACATCGACGCGAATTCGCCACCGAGGATCCTGCCCTTGATTGACCATGCGCTGTCGACCGTGTGGCGCGCCGCGCCGCATCCGGCCCATCACGACCTGCTGCGTTCGCTGACCGGCCTGCGCCTGGCGCTGTTCGGCTCCGCTCCGGCCTGGCAGCCCGCGACATGA
- the hemW gene encoding radical SAM family heme chaperone HemW, whose amino-acid sequence MSLIAPPLSLYIHMPWCVKKCPYCDFNSHGLRSEPPPYADYIDHLLADLDADRVDFASALEHREVISIFFGGGTPSLFAPELIARLLDGVRERLPLRADAEITLETNPGTVEHGRFDGYLAAGVNRISFGVQSFDDDKLKRLGRIHSASEAEAAVKSAQDAGYANINLDLMYALPQQTLDGALADVERAVALAPTHISHYQLTLEPNTAFAANPPPLPDDDHAWAMQEACEARLAAAGYGQYEISAYAQPGRRCMHNLNYWQFGDYLGIGAGAHGKLSDAASGQVHRRWKTRHPRAYLEANGGPARIGGDNVVGAAELPFEYMLNALRLVDGVPMAAFAERTGLPPERIAAALAAARQRNWLHDDPQRLHTTALGQRFLNDVIGIFLD is encoded by the coding sequence ATGAGCCTGATCGCGCCACCGCTGTCGCTGTACATCCACATGCCGTGGTGCGTGAAGAAGTGCCCGTACTGCGACTTCAACTCGCACGGCCTGCGCAGCGAACCGCCGCCCTACGCCGACTACATCGACCACCTGCTGGCCGACCTCGACGCCGACCGCGTCGACTTCGCTTCGGCGCTCGAACACCGCGAGGTGATCAGCATCTTCTTCGGCGGCGGCACGCCCAGCCTGTTCGCACCCGAACTGATCGCGCGTCTGCTCGATGGCGTACGCGAGCGCCTGCCATTGCGCGCCGACGCCGAAATCACCTTGGAGACCAACCCTGGCACGGTCGAGCATGGCCGCTTCGACGGCTACCTGGCGGCCGGCGTCAACCGCATCTCGTTCGGCGTGCAAAGTTTCGACGACGACAAGCTGAAGCGGCTTGGCCGCATCCACTCGGCCAGCGAGGCGGAAGCCGCCGTGAAGTCGGCGCAGGACGCCGGCTACGCCAACATCAACCTGGACCTGATGTACGCGCTGCCGCAACAGACCCTGGATGGCGCGCTGGCCGACGTGGAGCGTGCGGTCGCGCTGGCGCCCACGCACATCTCGCACTACCAGCTGACCCTGGAGCCGAACACCGCGTTCGCCGCCAACCCGCCGCCGCTGCCGGACGACGACCACGCCTGGGCGATGCAGGAAGCCTGTGAGGCGCGTCTCGCCGCCGCCGGCTACGGCCAGTACGAGATCTCCGCGTATGCGCAGCCGGGCCGGCGCTGCATGCACAACCTCAACTACTGGCAGTTCGGCGATTACCTCGGCATCGGCGCCGGCGCGCACGGCAAGCTCAGCGACGCGGCCAGCGGCCAGGTGCACCGGCGCTGGAAAACCCGCCATCCGCGTGCCTACCTCGAAGCCAACGGCGGCCCCGCGCGGATCGGCGGCGACAACGTGGTCGGCGCCGCCGAGTTGCCGTTCGAGTACATGCTCAACGCGCTGCGCCTGGTCGACGGCGTGCCGATGGCCGCATTCGCCGAACGCACCGGCCTGCCGCCGGAACGCATCGCCGCCGCATTGGCAGCGGCGCGCCAGCGCAACTGGCTGCACGACGACCCGCAACGGCTGCACACCACCGCGCTGGGCCAGCGGTTCCTGAACGACGTCATCGGTATTTTCCTCGACTGA